Proteins co-encoded in one Girardinichthys multiradiatus isolate DD_20200921_A chromosome 11, DD_fGirMul_XY1, whole genome shotgun sequence genomic window:
- the nop16 gene encoding nucleolar protein 16 isoform X2, with product MPKAKQSKRRKRFDYNTDRKKLKKKFIKKAKPRIEHAQIRNAWDDNKSTARNLQEMGLSFDPNQTLPIKKQMLLGGDKEDRRPAHVITKPYILDKLQEEASLQEKDSKTLSSDLIEYVQYMIREHKDDYKAMARDEKNYYQDTPKQIKRKINEYKRCHPQHYEAFTSSLTAPETMVQ from the exons ATGCCGAAAGCCAAACAGTCGAAGAGAAGAAAGAGGTTCGACTACAACACGGACCGGAAAAAACTGAAGAAGAAGTTCATTAAGAAGGCCAAGCCGAGGATTGAGCA TGCACAGATCCGAAACGCCTGGGATGACAACAAGTCTACGGCCAGGAACCTGCAGGAGATGGGTCTGTCCTTTGATCCCAACCAGACGCTGCCCATAAAGAAACAGATG CTCCTTGGAGGGGACAAAGAGGACCGAAGGCCCGCCCACGTCATCACCAAACCTTACATCCTCGACA AGCTGCAAGAAGAGGCCAGTCTTCAGGAGAAGGACTCCAAGACGTTGTCGTCCGACCTGATCGAGTACGTCCAGTACATGATCCGAGAACATAAGGACGACTACAAG GCGATGGCTCGCGATGAGAAGAACTACTACCAGGACACGCCCAAGCAGATCAAGAGAAAAATCAACGAGTACAAGCGCTGCCACCCGCAGCACTACGAAGCTTTCACCAGCTCGCTCACAGCTCCAGAGACCATGGTTCAGTAG
- the nop16 gene encoding nucleolar protein 16 isoform X1, whose amino-acid sequence MPKAKQSKRRKRFDYNTDRKKLKKKFIKKAKPRIEHAQIRNAWDDNKSTARNLQEMGLSFDPNQTLPIKKQMILCLCSFLQLLGGDKEDRRPAHVITKPYILDKLQEEASLQEKDSKTLSSDLIEYVQYMIREHKDDYKAMARDEKNYYQDTPKQIKRKINEYKRCHPQHYEAFTSSLTAPETMVQ is encoded by the exons ATGCCGAAAGCCAAACAGTCGAAGAGAAGAAAGAGGTTCGACTACAACACGGACCGGAAAAAACTGAAGAAGAAGTTCATTAAGAAGGCCAAGCCGAGGATTGAGCA TGCACAGATCCGAAACGCCTGGGATGACAACAAGTCTACGGCCAGGAACCTGCAGGAGATGGGTCTGTCCTTTGATCCCAACCAGACGCTGCCCATAAAGAAACAGATG attttgtgtttgtgttcgtTCCTGCAGCTCCTTGGAGGGGACAAAGAGGACCGAAGGCCCGCCCACGTCATCACCAAACCTTACATCCTCGACA AGCTGCAAGAAGAGGCCAGTCTTCAGGAGAAGGACTCCAAGACGTTGTCGTCCGACCTGATCGAGTACGTCCAGTACATGATCCGAGAACATAAGGACGACTACAAG GCGATGGCTCGCGATGAGAAGAACTACTACCAGGACACGCCCAAGCAGATCAAGAGAAAAATCAACGAGTACAAGCGCTGCCACCCGCAGCACTACGAAGCTTTCACCAGCTCGCTCACAGCTCCAGAGACCATGGTTCAGTAG